A stretch of DNA from Catenulispora acidiphila DSM 44928:
ACGATCGCCACCAGCATCACCAGCCACAGCACCACCGACAGCAGCGCCACCGACGGGACCGAGGCGACGACGAACAGCAGCACCGCGAAGACGATGAAGAACTCGGCGATCCGGAAGCGTGAGTCGACGTAGTCGCGGGCGAACTGCTTGACCGGCCCGCCGTGCTGGCGCTCGGTCGCGGCCTTGAAGTCGCGGTCGCGCGCCTGGCGTTTGGCCTTCTTGGGATCGGAACTGATCCCGGACAGCCGCTGCTTGCGGGCGAGCTCGGCCTCGCGGCGGGTGGGCGTGGCACGGCCCTTTTTGGCGGCCTGCGCCTCTTCCAGCAGGAGCTGCTCCTGCTCGGACGCGGCCCGCTCGGCCTCATCAGTGGATTTCTGCTTCCGGAACACGGGATGACTCTAAGGCCACCGCCCCGCCGGGACGAAAGCCGCGACCTCCGGCCGCCGTGAAGCCATGACCTTCAGTAGGTGCCGGGAAGGGGTGGCGGGCCGTATGGTAAGTCCTGACCAGGACACCATCGTTGGACGACATTCAGGGCGATTCGCTAGACGGGTCGCGTCGGACACATGAAGACGTGAAGGGGGCGCGGCAGAGCCCATGAGTGGCGTCATGAAGCGCATGAAGTTGATCTTCCAGGCCAAGGCCAACAAGGCGCTGGACAAGTACGAGGACCCGCGCGAGACGCTCGACCTTTCGTACCAGAAGCAGCTGGAACTGCTGCAGAAGGTACGCCGGGGCGTCGCCGACGTGGCCACCTCGCGCAAGCGCCTGGAGCTGCAGATGAAGCAGCTGCAGGACCAGGCCGACAAGCACGAGACCCAGGCCCGCCGGGCGCTGGAGGTCGGCCGTGAGGACCTGGCCCGCGAGGCCCTGTCCCGCCGCGGCGGCATCCAGCAGCAGATCACCGACCTGCAGACCCAGTACGCGGCGCTGCAGGGCGAGGAGGAGAAGCTCACCCGGGCCTCCCAGTCGCTGCAGGCCAAGGTCGACGCCTTCCGGACCAAGAAGGAGACGCTCAAGGCCACCTACACCGCGGCCGAGGCGACCACCCGGATCGGCGAGGCGTTCTCCGGCATCTCCGAGGAGATGTCCGACGTCGGCATGGCGATCCAGCGCGCCGAGGACAAGACCCTGCAGCTGCAGGCCCGCGGTTCGGCCATCGACGAGCTGCTGGCCTCCGGCGCGCTCAACGACCCGACCGGCATGGCCAAGGACGACATCACCACCGAGCTGGAGCGCCTGTCGTCCGGCTCGGACGTCGACAACCAGCTCGAGGCGATGAAGCGCGAGCTGACCGGCGGTCCGTCGGCCAAGCAGATCGAGGCGGGCAAGACCGTCGGGAACGCGTCCGACCAGGGCGTTTCCGACGCTGAGGAGGTCAGCGCCAGGGGGCAGGACAGAGAGGGAGAGGCGCGATGATCGTCCGCATTCTCACCGAGGGCCAGCTCGAGGTCCCGGACGACACGATCGAGGAGCTCAACGCCCTGGACACCAAGGTCCTGGAGACCTGCCAGGCCAAGGACCCCGAGGCGTTCCGCACCGCGCTGGACACCCTGCTGGCCCGCGTTCGCGAGGTCGGCACCCCCATCCCGCTGGACCGGCTGGTGGAGAGCGACTTCGTGCTCCCGATGGCCGACTCCACGCTGGAGGAGGTCGAGGCGATGATGTCCGAGGAAGGGCTCATCCCCGGCTGAGTCACCCGCACGGGCGCATCCCCGCTGGTCCTGGACTGCCGCCGCCCCGGACGCCGGTACCACCGGCTCCGGTGTGGCGGTAGTCTCTTTGCCCCGCGCGGACCGCGCCCACGGGGAACCTCTGAAGTGCTTTTCGCGTTGCACCGGTTAACGGATCGATCACCGGATCGGTCCACAGGTTGACCGCCCGGGCGGTCGAACAGGGAGAGACCACCAGTGGCAAGGACCCGTTTCGCGCCGGACCGGCAGCTGACATCGCGGATGGTCATGGTGATGTTCCTGCTCGGTCTGGTCTACGTCGCCGCGATCGGCGTGGCCGTGGCCCTCGCCCCGAAGGGCCTGCTGGCGATCCTGATCATCGTCATCGGGGGATTCTTCTTCGCGCAGTGGTTCCTGTCGGACAAGATCACGCTGTTCTCGATGAACGCCAAGATCGTCCAGCCCGAGGACAACGAGTACGCGCGCCGTCTGCACGGGGTGCTGGACCGGCTGTGCGCGCTGGCCGACATGCCCAAGCCGCGGGTCGGCCTGGTCGACACCGAGGCGCCCAACGCCTTCGCCGCCGGCCGCAGCCAGAAGAACACCGTGATCTGCGCGACCACCGGGCTGATGCGCAAGCTCCCGGACGACCGCCAGCTGGAGGCGGTGCTCGCCCACGAGCTCTCGCACGTGGCGCACAAGGACGTCGTGGTGATGACCATCGCCTCGTTCCTGGGCATCCTGTCCGGTCTGATCACCCGCATCACCTTCGAGATGGGGCTGTGGGGCGGCTTCTCCGACCGCGGCCGCGACGACGATGAGAGCCCGGCCGCCGTGCTGTTCTTCGTGATGATCGTCTCCGGCCTGACCTACCTGCTGTCCTTCCTGCTGATCCGTGGCCTGTCCCGGTATCGCGAGCTGGCCGCGGACCGGTCCGGCGCGCTGCTGACCGGCAACCCCTCGGCGATGATCGCCGCGCTGACCGAGATCACCGGCGACCTGGGCCGGATCCCGACCCAGGACCTGCGCAAGCAGCAGGCGTTCAACGCGTTCTTCTTCGCCCCGGCGATCAAGGGCGCGTCCGTGTCGAACCTGTTCGCCACGCACCCGACGCTGCAGGTCCGCCAGGAGAAGCTGGCTCAGCTGGCCGTCGAGATCGGCCGCTGAGCGAGCGGTCTGACTCCCCGCGGGTGTCAGGGGCGTCAGTGTTCTTCCTCGCCGTCCGCCCTCCCCGGAACCGTTGCTCGAACCGGCGCGCCTGTCGGACCGGCGAACCATCCACGATGCGAGCCGTATGCGTCCGACAGGCGTCGCGTACGGCCGCGCCGGGAAGGATCCCGGTTAGTCACGGGGATCTGCACAAGACGATCACGATAAGCGAACGGACCGTGGGACCTCCCGCGGCGACCGTCGCGGACAAGGCAAGCTGGTAGCCATGGGATTCCTGGACACGCTGCTCGGTCGGACCAAGCCGGTCAAGCCGGACCTCGACCAGCTCTTCGGCCTGCCGTCGGCGGCCCTGACCCTGCAGGCGGCGACCCACTTCCGTCCCACGGGTCTGGGCTCGGTGTGCTTCAAGCGCGCCGAGGGCCGGGCCTTCGACGACGTCGAGTCGGACATCACCACGCTCCTGGCGGCCGGCAACGGTCCGAAGGTCGAGGCGCGCGACGACTCCTACGGCTACACCTGGCTGGTCTCGCACCACGAGCCGGACGACACCGCCGGGCTGGTGACCGACCTGCACGCGGTGAACAGCTCGCTGCAGGACACCGGCTTCGGCCCGCAGCTGCTGTGCTCCCTGGTCTCCTTCACCGACGACCGGGACCGCCGCCTGGCGCTGGTGTACCTGTACAAGCGCGGCACGTTCTACCCCTTCGCCCCGCAGTCCGGCGAACAGCGCGACGGCGCGTTGGAACTCCAGATCAAGGCCCTGCTGGGGAACGACCTGCGTCTGGAGCAGGACCTGAGCCGCTGGTTCCCGGTGTGGGGCGCGCCCGGTCTGTGAGATGTGAAAAGGTTGGCTGTCTCAGGAAGTTGTGACACGGTTGTTGCCCTAGTCGCCAGACCGTGACCGAACGACTCGTTTGTTGGTAGTAACCTGTGCCGGTGCACGCGTCACGGACGCGCGCGAAGGTCGGGTCTGATCACGGCGAGCGGACGAGAAGACTTGCGTTTCGATCAACTTCAGGCCGGTTCGGCCGGATCCGGCGTGGGCGCGGACCCGGCGGACGGCGACGGGCCGATGGGCCAGGGGGCGGCAGCTGTGGGGGCTTCGGAGGACGACGGCGCGGACGCCGCCGCCGACGGCGCTCCGATATCCGGCGAGAGCCCCGCACCCGCCGCGGAGGCGGGTACCGCATCCGTTCCGCAGAGCACTGGTGCGCAGAACGCTGTGGCGACTGCTCCGGCGAAGACGCCGCCGGTCGCGCCGCCCGCCACCACGCCTGTACTGGCGATCAGCGACCTTCTCCGTTCGGCTGCCGATCAGGCGTCGGCGACGTGGAAGACCGCGGCGGTGCCCTCGCAGCGGCGGGAGAGTTCTGCGACGCCGTTCCGGACGGTCGCGGCTCCGGCTCTACCAGCGCTGCCGCCGGCACCTGTTGAGGATGCTGCGGCTGCTGTACCTGAGGCGCTTGCCGCTCGTGCCGCTTCTGCTGTGCCTGCCGCACCCGCTGAGCCTCGCGCCGCTTCCGGTGCCATCCCGCTGGTGTCGCCGAGTCCTTCGTCGCTCCCGTTCGACGACGCCCCGACCGGCTTGAGCCCGATCGTCCCCGCGGTCGAATCGCCGTCCCCTGCGACGCTCGCCGACGCCTCCGATGGCTCTGACGGCTCCGACGCTGCCGCGGCCCGCCGTGCCCGCGAAGCCGAAGACGCGCACTGGCCCGGCGCCCGCCGCCAGATAGCGTTCCTGACCATCATCGTCAGCCTGCTGGTTCTGGCGGTCCTGCTCGGTCACCGCTACCTGCCCGACGTCCTGGGCTTCGGCTCCCTGATCGACACCTTCCTGCCCTGGACCGCCGCCCCTCTGCTGCTGGCGCTGCCCGCGGCCTTGTT
This window harbors:
- the pspAA gene encoding PspA-associated protein PspAA; the protein is MIVRILTEGQLEVPDDTIEELNALDTKVLETCQAKDPEAFRTALDTLLARVREVGTPIPLDRLVESDFVLPMADSTLEEVEAMMSEEGLIPG
- a CDS encoding endonuclease/exonuclease/phosphatase family protein, with amino-acid sequence MRFDQLQAGSAGSGVGADPADGDGPMGQGAAAVGASEDDGADAAADGAPISGESPAPAAEAGTASVPQSTGAQNAVATAPAKTPPVAPPATTPVLAISDLLRSAADQASATWKTAAVPSQRRESSATPFRTVAAPALPALPPAPVEDAAAAVPEALAARAASAVPAAPAEPRAASGAIPLVSPSPSSLPFDDAPTGLSPIVPAVESPSPATLADASDGSDGSDAAAARRAREAEDAHWPGARRQIAFLTIIVSLLVLAVLLGHRYLPDVLGFGSLIDTFLPWTAAPLLLALPAALFSLKKWAIGISLLTCAVWAGNFAPTMLRSGGSGPADIRVLSQNLSSGDAGAPDLSGIGQLAEQRGADVVVLQGLSKNVQATDQTAPARYPYHLAMYEFVVWSRYPIGSTQPVDLTAGGRPAGFVQSGAAAGDSSSGTFGGLLRFTLDLDQSRQVTVYAVHLPQPSLSHSGFGVARDEALEQLVSDVQAEKSPNLVVVGDLDVAQTDRAVRPLLRSSTGLVSAQAKAGSGFGFTWPATFPVVRLDDVLTRGLTPVASVVLPAVGPQQAHRPIEADLKF
- a CDS encoding DUF3043 domain-containing protein, producing MFRKQKSTDEAERAASEQEQLLLEEAQAAKKGRATPTRREAELARKQRLSGISSDPKKAKRQARDRDFKAATERQHGGPVKQFARDYVDSRFRIAEFFIVFAVLLFVVASVPSVALLSVVLWLVMLVAIVVDSVLLVRGVKKEAHRRFPDADLGRIGWYSLMRSMQFRKWRLPKPRLKRGEKP
- the htpX gene encoding zinc metalloprotease HtpX, whose protein sequence is MARTRFAPDRQLTSRMVMVMFLLGLVYVAAIGVAVALAPKGLLAILIIVIGGFFFAQWFLSDKITLFSMNAKIVQPEDNEYARRLHGVLDRLCALADMPKPRVGLVDTEAPNAFAAGRSQKNTVICATTGLMRKLPDDRQLEAVLAHELSHVAHKDVVVMTIASFLGILSGLITRITFEMGLWGGFSDRGRDDDESPAAVLFFVMIVSGLTYLLSFLLIRGLSRYRELAADRSGALLTGNPSAMIAALTEITGDLGRIPTQDLRKQQAFNAFFFAPAIKGASVSNLFATHPTLQVRQEKLAQLAVEIGR
- the pspAB gene encoding PspA-associated protein PspAB; protein product: MGFLDTLLGRTKPVKPDLDQLFGLPSAALTLQAATHFRPTGLGSVCFKRAEGRAFDDVESDITTLLAAGNGPKVEARDDSYGYTWLVSHHEPDDTAGLVTDLHAVNSSLQDTGFGPQLLCSLVSFTDDRDRRLALVYLYKRGTFYPFAPQSGEQRDGALELQIKALLGNDLRLEQDLSRWFPVWGAPGL
- a CDS encoding PspA/IM30 family protein; translation: MSGVMKRMKLIFQAKANKALDKYEDPRETLDLSYQKQLELLQKVRRGVADVATSRKRLELQMKQLQDQADKHETQARRALEVGREDLAREALSRRGGIQQQITDLQTQYAALQGEEEKLTRASQSLQAKVDAFRTKKETLKATYTAAEATTRIGEAFSGISEEMSDVGMAIQRAEDKTLQLQARGSAIDELLASGALNDPTGMAKDDITTELERLSSGSDVDNQLEAMKRELTGGPSAKQIEAGKTVGNASDQGVSDAEEVSARGQDREGEAR